A region from the Macrobrachium nipponense isolate FS-2020 chromosome 47, ASM1510439v2, whole genome shotgun sequence genome encodes:
- the LOC135204423 gene encoding tigger transposable element-derived protein 1-like gives METKYYIIKRSEKGETNTEIGRALGLNRTTVQSIVKDKERILQHMECGASMKAVTTQGATTRIGKQHNPNLVAMEKLLLVWLEDQIQRHVPVGIALIQEKARELYEAVVEKQGEGSATESFAASRGWFNRFKVRANLHNLKLQGEVASADEEAAERFPGCLAEIIREGGYTADQVFSVEETGLFWKRMPSRTYISKEEKTAPGHKVSKERLTLLLGAMPVVDFKLKPLLVYLAENKIQGHLMEFFQPQLPVIWKAKQEAWVTDGIFEEWFNDHFVPSAKKHLEEKGQEFKVLLVLNTGPGYPINLGEVYPEVEVVYLPPNTTSLLQPMGLGVIGSFKAYYTRRTFRHVLSVTENSGGKLDVRQVWKTYSILDAIKNIAAAWNEVKKSNLNGAWKKLCPNFVMNFTEFEKGESLDAVRRNIVQYSERLNLGVEAEDVNELLESHGEELSAEDLIELEKQMIREEEEEAPAPKPPRALNAKILLQGSQSMRDQGDAITFYKETVKKKQMRESMQAQLENFDFKSKSPAPPAILNPEEMSYPDSTTPEIVVLSPPTSPGMSLQQPYRAEQAQMEQVDWTPVSPHNSTNIYERRT, from the exons GCGAGACAAATACTGAAATTGGCCGTGCCCTTGGATTGAACAGAACTACAGTTCAGTCTATAGTCAAGGATAAAGAACGTATTTTGCAACACATGGAATGTGGTGCTTCTATGAAGGCTGTCACTACTCAAGGTGCTACTACTAGAATAGGCAAACAACATAATCCCAATCTTGTGGCTATGGAGAAGTTATTGTTGGTCTGGCTCGAAGACCAAATCCAACGACACGTTCCAGTGGGTATTGCTTTGATTCAGGAGAAGGCTAGGGAATTGTACGAGGCAGTGGTGGAGAAGCAAGGGGAAGGTAGCGCAACCGAATCGTTTGCAGCCAGTAGAGGCTGGTTTAATCGTTTCAAGGTCCGTGCAAATTTGCACAACCTTAAGTTGCAGGGTGAGGTCGCTAGTGCCGACGAGGAAGCAGCAGAAAGATTTCCTGGTTGTCTTGCTGAAATCATCAGGGAAGGAGGCTATACTGCTGATCAGGTTTTCAGTGTGGAGGAGACAGGTTtattttggaaacgtatgcctagtCGTACCTACATATCCAAGGAGGAGAAGACGGCACCGGGCCATAAAGTCAGTAAGGAGAGACTGACTTTGCTTCTTGGAGCAATGCCAGTGGTTGACTTCAAGCTGAAGCCCCTGTTAGTGTATTTGGCTGAAAACAAAATCCAAGGGCACTTAATGGAATTTTTTCAGCCTCAGCTCCCTGTAATTTGGAAGGCTAAACAAGAAGCCTGGGTCACTGATGGTATCTTTGAGGAATGGTTTAATGATCACTTTGTACCATCAGCTAAGAAGCATTTGGAGGAGAAGGGTCAGGAATTTAAGGTCCTGCTGGTGTTGAACACTGGCCCTGGTTACCCTATTAATTTGGGTGAGGTTTATCCCGAAGTGGAAGTAGTCTACCTTCCACCGAATACTACGTCGCTTCTGCAACCGATGGGCCTGGGAGTCATTGGTAGCTTCAAGGCTTACTACACCAGGAGGACATTTCGCCATGTCCTCAGTGTCACTGAAAATAGTGGTGGCAAGTTGGATGTCAGGCAAGTCTGGAAGACTTACAGTATTTTAGATGCTATTAAGAACATCGCAGCTGCTTGGAATGAAGTCAAGAAATCCAATTtgaatggggcctggaagaaactgtgtccaaaTTTTGTGATGAACTTTACAGAGTTTGAGAAGGGAGAGTCTCTCGATGCCGTGAGAAGGAACATCGTTCAGTATAGCGAGAGGCTCAATTTGGGGGTGGAAGCCGAGGACGTGAACGAGCTGCTGGAATCCCACGGAGAGGAGTTGTCGGCCGAGGACCTCATCGagctggagaagcagatgatcagggaggaggaggaagaggcccCAGCCCCAAAGCCCCCCAGGGCATTAAATGCTAAGATTTTGTTACAAG GTTCACAAAGTATGAGAGATCAGGGGGATGCTATAACCTTTTACAAGGAGACTGTGAAGAAGAAGCAGATGAGAGAAAGCATGCAAGCTCAACTAGAGAATTTTGACTTCAAGAGCAAGTCTCCAGCACCACCTGCCATTCTTAACCCAG aAGAAATGTCCTATCCTGATTCCACTACACCTGAAATAGTAGTATTATCTCCACCAACCTCTCCTG GAATGTCTCTGCAGCAACCATACCGAGCTGAACAGGCACAAATGGAACAAGTTGATTGGACTCCAGTCTCACCTCACAATTCCACAAATATCTATGAACGAAGAACTTGA